The window GAGACTACAGAAAAAGCAACCAAATGATGCAGATAGGCTGCGTAAATATTTGGCTCGCTTCGGATTGGATTGGGATAAAGTGAAAAATCATTAAGAGAATCTGTTAACTTAATGAAATCGTTAGCGATATGTTTAGATATCATTTTTATAAAAATAATAAAGTCATTAAGTATAAGGAATTAAATTATGGAGTTAACTTTTCTTGGCACCAGTGCTGGAGTGCCGACAAAAGAGCGCAATGTCACCAGTATGCTATTAAATTTAACGGGTATTCGTAAGACATATTGGCTGTTTGATTGTGGTGAGGGTACCCAACACCGTATTCTTAATAGCGTATTTAAGGCGCCAAGAATTGAGAAAATTTTTATTACTCATCTGCATGGGGATCATATTTTCGGTTTGCCAGGGTTGTTATGCAGCCGTTCAATGGGAGGATCGACAGACTTGTTAACCTTATACGGTCCGAAAGGGTTAAAACAGTATGTTGAAACGGCGCTCACCATAAGTGGCTCGTATTTAACTTATCCGTTAGACATTGTTGAGATAGAGGCTGGACAACTGTTTGATGATGGCGAGTTGATTGTGACTGCATACGCGTTAAATCATCGTGTTGAATGTTATGGCTATCGTATTGAAGAACATGCGAAAAAAGGCGCATTGAATACAGAAAAACTCGCTCAAGATAACATTCCCCGCGGACCATGGATGCAAGCTTTGAAAGCTGGTGAAACGGTCCAATTAGAAGATGGGCGTACAATAAAGGGGGCTGACTATTTGGGGGAACCTAAACCCGGTAAGGTGATAGCGCTTTTTGGTGATACGGCGCCAACAGAGCAGGCGGTATTACTTGCAAAAGATGCCGATGTGATGGTGCATGAAACGACGTTAGAAAATGCGTACCAAGAAAAAGCCAATGAGCGCGGCCATTGTACGACAGGGCAAGCGGCATTGGTTGCGCAAGCGGCCAACGTAAAACGTTTTATTGCAACTCACATTAGTGGACGTTATAGCGCTGAAGATGTGCCGATGTTGTTGGCAGAATGTCAGGCTATTTTCCCTAATACAGAGATGGCATCGGATTATTTAACGATTAAAATTTAATGAGTAAGTCATCTACAAAATATCGATGATGTCGACTCGCGAAAATGGCGGGTCGACGACAGTCGCTAAAAGCGACATAAGCAATAGAGAGTCGCAAAGTTAGTAAATAACCTTCACAAATCCATTGCGGCAATAGGTTTCATACTCGTCAGAGAGTGGGCGATTCGTGATAATCACATCAAATTGCGAGAGATCGCCCATATTCGCCGTCGCTACCTCATCAAACAAGTTGTATGTTGCTAGTAAGATTTTACGGATCGATTTTTCCATCGCTTTTTTCTTCATGGGCAAATCATCTAAGTTATAGCACGTGACACCATAGGTACTGTGTATACCCGCCGCTGAGATAAACGCTTTTTTGGGGTTTATGGAATCAAGGATGGATGGCTGAGTAGGATTATAAAAGGAATCACTTTTTGGACGATATTCTCCGCCACATAGCAGAGCAGTCGCATTTTTTTTCTGACTTAATGCCAGAAAAACGTTATGAGAATAACAAATGCCTGTAAAGCTGATATCTTCAGGAATTAAGGAGATTAGTGTCGCCATTTCGATACCATTATCGAAAAAGATCACATCGTCTTCTGACACCATGCTAGCCGCTAAGTTAGGAATATACAGCTCTTCAGTTTGGTCGGGGGTAAAGATATCGGCTTGTGGATCTTTTGAGGTCAGTGAGGATGGCTGAGTAACAGAAACGATATAGCCGCCAAGTAACGACATCGGGATAGGGCCTTCGGTATCGGCATTAAGGTCACGGCGAATCGTCATTTCAGAGACTTCAAGTATTCTGGCCGCTTCTTTAAGGTGAATTCTACCTGAGCGTTTGATGCATTCACTCAAACGGCGGAGGCGTTCTTTTTGTTTTGTTTCTATCACCGAGCAATCCTTTTTTAATCGGCGCGGGCTTGCCGCGCCCCATCGTTTAGTACCCACTTGAGGTTACATTATCTCCCGAAACAATCGCGACACTGGCACTTGCGCCAACACGATTGGCTCCGGCTTTGATCATTTTTTCTGCGGTTTCTCGATCACGTACACCGCCAGATGCTTTTACACCAATTTCATCACCAACGACTTTACGCATTAATGCGACATGGTGTTCTGTGGCTCCCATTGTACTGAAACCTGTTGAGGTTTTCACAAAACCAACTTTCAATGTGCGGCAAATTTCACAAACTTGGATAATTTCTTCATCGGTTAACAAGCAAGTCTCTAAAATGACTTTCAATGTCGCATCACCACAAGCGGCTAACACAGCAGCAATATCTTGACGAACGAACTCAAGATCACCACTCTTTAGCATACCAACGTTGATCACCATATCAACTTCATTTGCTCCACGACGAACGGCTTCAGCCGCTTCGAAGGCTTTCGCTTCGGTTAAGCATGCACCCAGCGGAAAGCCTACCACACAACAAACCATAACATCGCTATTTTTTAGGCATTCGCTGGCTAAAGGCACATAGCCTGTATTCACACAAACAGAAGCAAAGTGATGTTCAGCAGCTTCAGCACAGAGCTGTTTGATATCACTAACAGTAGCGTTAGCCGCTAACAGTGTATGATCGATATATTGTGCTAAGTTTTTCATTTAAATGTTTCCTATTAAGAATAAATATGGAGTCAATAACAATGAATGAAAAAATGTGGCGGATATAACACTTGGTCATTCGTTATTCGAGATCTTAATCACAAATGATATTTATGCAACATGATAATGTTATTATCATATCATTATGTGATTTATTTAACACGAGGGACATTATGGATATAGCAGTTATAGGTTCAAATATGGTCGATCTGATCACTTACACTGATCAGATGCCAAAAGAGGGCGAAACCTTGGAAGCGCCTGCATTTAAAATTGGCTGTGGTGGTAAAGGTGCCAATCAGGCGGTTGCTGCTGCGAAACTTAATTCAAAAGTCATAATGTTAACAAAAGTAGGCGATGATATTTTTGCAGATAATACCATTCGCAATCTTGAGTCTTATGGCATAAATACACGCTATGTTGAAAAAGTGCCTTGCACTTCGAGTGGTGTGGCACCTATTTTCGTGAATCCAAATTCTGCGAATAGCATTCTTATTGTAAAAGGAGCAAATAAGTTTTTATCTCCAGAGGATATTGAGCGCGCCGCAGAAGATCTGAAAAAATGTAAGTTAATCGTATTGCAGCTTGAAGTGCAATTAGAAACGGTTTATCACGCGATCGCATTTGGTAATAAACATAATATACCGGTATTGCTAAATCCTGCACCAGCACAACGCACGTTAGATCTTGATTTTGCTTGTCGTTGTGACTTCTTTGTACCTAATGAAACTGAACTGGAAATTTTGACAAATATGCCTGTTGATACGATGGAAAATATTCGTCGTGCAGCGCAGTCTTTATTAGATAAAGGATTAAAAAATCTGATTGTCACATTGGGCGATAAAGGGGCGCTATGGATGACGCGTGACAATGAGTTATTGATCCCCGCGATTAAAGTCAATGCGGTGGATACCAGCGGAGCCGGTGATGCCTTTATTGGTTGTTTCTCTCACTACTATGTGCACACAGGTAATGTCGCCGAAGCATTAAAAAAAGCGGTGATGTTTTCTGCATTTAGTGTAACAGGTAAAGGTACCCAATCTTCTTACCCTAGCATTGAGCAATTTACAGAGTTTGTTCAACTTAATAGTTAATAGAAAACAATATCCCTCGATGTTAAATGCGGCCGTAGAGCCGCAATTCAGCGGATATTAATAATAAAAATAAGGGTTACTATGAACATCAAAAATATCACTCAGTTGCCTGATGGCTACCTGAGTCGGACTCCTATATTCCAATTTATCCTACTGTCCTGCCTTTTCCCGTTATGGGGGTGTGCAGCGGCACTTAATGATATTCTGATTACACAGTTTAAAAGCGTTTTTGAATTAAGTAACTTTGCCTCTGCCTTGGTACAAAGTGCTTTCTATGGTGGTTATTTTTTAATTGCCATTCCTGCTTCATTAGTAATTAAAAAAACCAGTTATAAATATGCCATTATGGTTGGTTTGATCTTATATATCGCTGGTTGCTCGATGTTCTTTCCTGCTTCACATATGGCAACTTATACCATGTTTTTAGCTGCAATCTTTGCAATAGCAATTGGTTTGAGTTTCTTAGAAACCGCAGCGAATACTTATAGTTCAATGATTGGTCCAAAACAGTATGCAACATTACGTTTAAATATCAGCCAAACTTTCTATCCGATTGGGGCTGCTGGCGGTATTTTATTAGGTAAGTATTTGGTGTTCTCTGAAGGGGAAAGCCTACAAAGCCAAATGGCCAATATGAATCCTGAACAAGTACATCAATTCCGTTTGGAAATGCTAGAAAATACACTAGAACCTTATCGTTATATGATTATGGTGCTAGTGATTGTGATGATTTTATTCCTGCTAACGAAATTCCCAAAATGTAAAGTGGCTGAGACTAAAGATCACAAACGACCTTCCGCATTAGAGACGTTGAAATATCTCGCTAAAAATAGCCGTTTCAGAAAAGGGATTATCGCACAGTTTTTATATGTTGGTATGCAAGTCGCTGTCTGGTCATTCACCATTCGTCTTGCGCTGGAAATGGGCGATATTAATGAACGTGATGCGTCTAACTTCATGGTTTACAGTTTTGCCTGCTTCTTTATCGGTAAATTTGTAGCAAATATCTTAATGACTCGGTTTAACGCTGAAAAAGTGTTGATTATTTATTCAGTCATTGGGGCTCTATTCCTAGCGTATGTGGCCTTTGTCCCAAGTTTCACCGCCGTGTACGCAGCGGTATTGGTGAGTATTCTCTTTGGACCTTGTTGGGCAACCATTTATGCGGGAACGTTAGATACCGTTGATAACGAGCATACTGAAATGGCGGGTGCTGTCATTGTTATGGCAATAGTCGGTGCTGCATTTGTACCTGCGGTTCAAGGCTATGTGGCGGATGTATTGCACTCATTACAACTCTCCTTCTTAGTTTCTATGTTGTGCTTTATCTATGTCGGTATCTATTTTGTGGGTGAACGCCGCTTTAAAGCAAAACAAGCTGAATAAGTTATTTTGAGGCAGGTTAAGCCTGCCTCATTCCTTTAATTTAACCGTGAGTATGAAAATGAACACAATTATTCCGCTTCACAAAAGCTTATTTACGGATAGAGCAAGTCTTATCATAAAAAATAATCAATTTACGGTCAGTGCATTTCGTTATGCATCGGGTGTTGAAGGGCTTCGAGTCGAGAATTCACAAGGATATCTAACAATTTTACCTTTCCTAGGTCAGATGATCTGGGATGCCGAATTTTGTGGACATAATCTGAAAATGGATAATATGTTTTCAGAGCCAAAACCAGTTAAAACCGTAGTAGAAACATATGGTTGCTTTGCTTTTCATTCAGGTTTAATTAGCAATGGCTGCCCATCTCCAGAAGATAATCATCCATTACATGGCGAAATGCCTTGTGCCGCAATGGATCGCGCTTGGTTATCGTTATCGCATGATAGTGTGCGGGTGTGTGGTGACTATGAATATGTTATGGGATTTGGTCATCATTATCTTGCTGAGCCTTCTGTGACTTTAAACGTAACAGTGCGTTATTTGAGATTAACATGTCGGTGACTAATTTGGCTTCAGTAGCGATGCCTCTACAATATATGTGTCATATGAACTATGCCTATGTGGATAACGCCCAACTGAGTCAAAATATTCCGGAAAGTGCGATGACGTTACGAGAATCAATTCCTGGGCATGTGAATCCAACACCGCAGTGGCTGGAATTTAATCAAGCTTTAAAATCGGGCGCGGTCACACTCAATCAGCTTGATCAACCGAATATGTGTGATCCTGAAATAGTCTTTTTTATGGATAACTTAGCGCAGTACACCTCACAACCAGAGTTCCGTATGACCTCGAAAGAGGGGGTGAGTTTTGTGACCCGCTTTCATTCTTCTGAGCTTAATTTTGCCACTCGCTGGATCCTTTACAATGGCGATCAGAAAGTTGGTGCCTTTGTGTTACCCGCGACTTGCCGGCCTGAAGGCTTTTTAGCGGCAAAGAATAATCACACGTTGATTTGGTTAGGTGCTGGTGAAAAACGACAATTTACGGTAACCACCGGTGTTGAGCAATAATCTTCATTACATGGCAGGCAGCTTAAAAACTGCCTGTTATTGAAGATTAAAGTGGGTGAGCTTTGATAAGGCCACTGATAATCAATCAATAAAAGTCAGATCGATAGTGGCAATAAAAGTGGCATGATCGTTATCATTCATATTGCTCACACTCTTCGATCAGATCTTGTAGCAGTGTTTTGGGTTCAGCGATGACATATGTTTTACATTGCGGATCCATCATGATCGCGACTGTCATATTCGCGCCATCCATATCCGGTAATATCTCTGTCATAAAATGTTCTAGTGATAGCCGCGTCGGGATGCAATTTGTCTTTTTGCCATCAAGATGACGCTGTGCATAAGCTTTAGCTGGCCAAACAGGGAGTAATAACCGTCCATTGTTATCGTGTATTGTCGTAATCTGATCATGCGCGAAAAGTACCCACACGGCCTCCCAATCGGCAATTTTTCCCACAAAGTAGCGATACTTTTGTTGTAAATTCAATGCAAGGACGTTATCGATCTCTTTTGAGTTTGGGCTAAACATAAGATATCTCTATATTAGAATTGGAAGCTCTAAAAAAGTAACTTGATAATTAATAGGAAAATAACGTTCAAAATTGTTATCTTAGTGAGGTTTTATTGCTGCGTTTTATCCACTCAGAGTTTATCTAAAATAGCGTAGTAGACAAACAAGGTATCATTAAAAAAGAATATAAAGCGATGCGGAGCGGTGAAATATGATTGATACATTACTCGAAAAGTATGCCATTGGCATTACCATCATTGCGGTATGTTTAGCCGTCACGGTTGTTTTCGAGATAATAAGCAAAAAACGTAAGCATAAGCATAAAAATAAAAGTATTTTTATTCATGTCATCCAGACAGCAGTGCTATGCAGTATGGTCATTGTCGCTGCCCAATATGTTGATATGGCGGCTACAGATTTTCATTTAAGCTTTATTTCAACCCCTCTGATTAATTTCATTACTATTGCGATTATTGCCATTATTTTAGTGCGCAAGCTGTTTCAATTGGTCAATAGGCTAGAAAAGACGCAAATTAAAAAAGGGAGCGACCCAACCTCAGCACGTATTATTGCCCGAGTATTTAAAACCACCATTTTTGTCGTGATGATTTTGTTATTTGGCGAACATTTTGGGATGAGTTTGTCGGGGTTGATGGCTTTTGGTGGTATTGGTGGCATTGCCATTGGTATGGCGGGTAAGGATATTCTAAGTAACTTTTTCTCTGGGATTATGCTTTACTTTGATCGGCCTTTTAATATTGGTGATTGGGTCAGCTCGCCAGACCGAAATATTGAAGGTACGGTTGTGGAGATTGGTTGGCGTATCACAAAAATTGTTACTTTCGATCATAGACCACTCTATATCCCTAACTCATTATTCTCATCAATCAGTGTTGAGAATCCAGGGCGTATGACTAACCGACGCATCAAAACCTCATTAGGTTTACGTTATGAGGATGCAGATAAAGTGAGCGTTATTGTCAGTGATATTCGTAGTATGTTGCAGCAAGATCCCAATATTGATACGGGGCAAACGTTATTGGTTTATTTTGATGAATTCGCGGATTCATCGCTCAACATTATGGTGTATTGCTTCACGAAAACGACGGTGTGGGCGGAATGGTTAGCTGCTCAGCAAGATGTGTATTTAAAGATCATTGAGATCGTTAAACGTCACGATGCAGACTTTGCCTATCCTACACAGACATTGTATATGGAAAAAAACAACTAACCTCCCAACTTGGATAAATCGGCCGACTAATATGTGGTTAAAATTAAAAATATTAGTCGGTTAGTTGATATTGTGGTTTTTCTATAGCGTTTAATGCCAGTGGCGCAAAAATAACCCTGAATAATTTTATGCTATTAACCAGTAGCTTATCAAAATTTATCTACTCCATAATATTTATGATTCTTCCCGCACGTTCTGACAATTCCAATCTGATTTTCTATCAAGTATATTGTCGGCCTCTTTTCCTCAGCTAACTAAGGGCCAGACTGTTATGAACAAAATCAATGTGGCATGTAGCCAGGGGGTCGCTATCTATTTTACTGGAGAATTCCAATGGGTAGATATTCGCGATGCACAGTTAAACAATATCGCTGCTGTTGTGCTATCTGAACAGGATGCCAATCAAGGGCTATGGAAAAGAGTTATTGACAGTAAGTTAAGTATTCCGCTGTTTATCATTAGTGATAAACAGCTTCCTGATAATATCGAGATGCCGTCATATATAACGGCAATACTGCCTCCTGCACCTGCTGAGCGTAACGAAAATAGCCGTCAATTACTCGATGCTGCGAATCGCTATCTTGAGCAGTTATTACCGCCATTTTTTGCTCGAATGATGGATTATGCTGCGGGTCATAATGTCACCTTCGCTTGCCCTGGACATCAAGGCGGGCAATTTTTCCGTCGCCATCCGACAGGGGAACAATTTTATCAGTTCTACGGTGAAAATCTTTTTCGTACCGACTTGTGCAATGCTGATGTAGCGATGGGGGATCTGCTGATCCATGAAGGGGCCGCAAAGGAAGCGCAAAAATTTGCGGCCACGGTTTTTAATGCCGATAAAACGTATTTTGTACTCAATGGCACATCATCATCAAATAAAGTGGTATTGAACGCGTTATTAACACCAGGAGACCTCGTGTTATTTGATCGCAATAACCATAAATCTAACCATCATGGTGCGTTAATTCAGGCAGGAGCAACGCCAATTTACCTTGAAACTGCACGTAATCCGTTTGGGTTTATTGGTGGGATTGATGCACATTGCTTTGAAGAAGATTATTTGCGTGAATTGATTACTGAAGTGATGCCCGAGAAACGCACGGCAGAACGACCATTTCGTTTGGCGGTTATTCAGTTAGGCACCTATGACGGCACGGTATATAACGCAAGGCAGGTTGTCGATAAGATTGGCCATTTATGTGAGTATATTCTGTTTGACTCTGCATGGGTGGGTTATGAACAATTCATTCCAATGATGCGTCAATGTTCGCCATTATTACTGGAATTAAATGAAAATGACCCAGGTATTATGGTGACACAATCCGTGCATAAACAATTAGCAGGCTTCTCACAAGCGTCGCAGATTCATAAAAAAGATAATCATATTAAAGGGCAAAACCGTTTTGTTTCTCATAAAAAGCTCAATAATGCTTTTATGATGCATGCATCGACCAGCCCGTTCTACCCGTTATTTGCTTCCTTAGATGTGAATGCGCGTATGCATCAAGGCGATGCGGGCGAAATGATGTGGATGGAGTGCGTTAAGCTCGGTATTGAAATTAGAAAATCCATCATCAAACATTGCCAATATTTCAGGCCGTTTGTGCCTGAATGGGTCGATGGTAAACCATGGCAGGATTATCCAACAGAGCAAATAGCTTCCGAGCAGCGTTTCTTTAATTTTATTCCAAATGAACGTTGGCATGCCTTTGAGGGTTATGCAAAAAACCAATATTTTGTTGATCCTTGCAAGTTAATGTTAACGACGCCGGGGATTGATGCTCAAAGTGGCGACTATGAATCCTTTGGGGTTCCAGCGACGATTTTGGCTCATTTTTTGCGCGAACATGGTGTGATCCCTGAAAAATGTGATCTGAATTCGATTCTCTTTTTGCTTACGCCAGCAGAGAGTAAAGAGAAGCTGGATTTGTTAGTCATGCATTTGGTGCGTTTTGAGCAGTTACTGGAAGAAGATGCATTATTAGAAGATGTGCTGCCATCCGTCTATCAGCGTTATCAAGAGCATTACCAAGGCTATACTTTGCGCCGTTTATGCCAAGAGATGCATCAATTAAGTGTGCAGTACAATATTAAGCAGTTACAGAAAGAGATGTTCCGTAGACAACATTTTCCTACGGTCAAAATGAACCCACAACAGGCTCACCTTGAATTTATTCGAGGCAATGTGGAATTACTTCCACTTAGTGAATTGGAAGGCCGAATTGCCGTTGAAGGCGCACTACCTTACCCACCGGGAGTGCTGTGTGTGGTGCCGGGTGAGGTTTGGGAAGGACCTGTATTACGTTATTTTCAAGCGCTCGAAGCTGGAATTAACTTACTGCCGGGGTTTGCGCCCGAGCTACAAGGTGTCTATATTCCGAAAACGGAAGATGGACAGAAACGTGTCTATGCGCATGTTTTAAAATAAAATGACCTTTATTTTGTAGCGGCTCATAGATTTTACTTGATGAGCTGGTTAGATTGGGAGCTGTTTAGCAAACAGCTCCTTTTTCATTCAATAAGGTAAGGTGTATGGCAAAGAAAATTATCCTAGATTGCGATCCGGGACATGACGATGCGATTGCGTTGTTATTGGCTTATGGTAATCCTGAAATAGATTTATTGGCTGTCACTACTGTCGCGGGTAATCAAACTCTTGAAAAAGTCACTCATAATGCGCTTGCTGTTGCGGAAATGGCAAAAATTCGGGGAATTCCGTTTGCGGCAGGTTCACCTCGGCCATTAGTACGTGAAGTGGAAATTGCTCCTGATATTCATGGAGATTCAGGGCTTGATGGTCCTCAATTACCAGAACCATCGCTAACATTAGAAAATAGTCATGCAGTAGAATTGATCATAAAATTGATCATGTCGCATCCTCCTAAAACCATCACTTTAGTGCCTACAGGGGCACTGACCAATATTGCATTAGCAGCAAGGCTTGAGCCGCGTATTGTGGAGCGGGTAAAGGAAGTTGTCTTAATGGGCGGCGGTTACCATGTTGGAAACTGGAGCCCTGTGGCTGAATTTAATATTAAAATTGATCCGGAAGCCGCACATATTGTTTTTAATGAAAAATGGCCACTCACCATGGTTGGCTTAGACCTCACTCACCAAGCACTTGCAACGCCGGATGTTATCGAAAACATCGCTAAAGTTGGCACACCTTGTTCGCAATTTGTTGTCGAATTACTCGATTTCTTTGGCAAAATGTATAAACAGGCGCAAGGTTTTGATGCCCCACCAGTGCATGACCCTTGTGCTGTTGCCTATGTTATCGACCCTTCCGTAATGACGACACAACGTGTTCCCGTGGATATTGAGCTAACAGGAACGTTAACTTTAGGGATGACCGTTGCTGATTTCCGCCATCCTGCCCCTGCTGATTGTCATACTCAAGTCGCGGTAAAATTAGATCATGCTAAATTCTGGCAACTGGTGGTGGATGCCTTAAAACAT of the Providencia stuartii genome contains:
- the rbsK gene encoding ribokinase translates to MDIAVIGSNMVDLITYTDQMPKEGETLEAPAFKIGCGGKGANQAVAAAKLNSKVIMLTKVGDDIFADNTIRNLESYGINTRYVEKVPCTSSGVAPIFVNPNSANSILIVKGANKFLSPEDIERAAEDLKKCKLIVLQLEVQLETVYHAIAFGNKHNIPVLLNPAPAQRTLDLDFACRCDFFVPNETELEILTNMPVDTMENIRRAAQSLLDKGLKNLIVTLGDKGALWMTRDNELLIPAIKVNAVDTSGAGDAFIGCFSHYYVHTGNVAEALKKAVMFSAFSVTGKGTQSSYPSIEQFTEFVQLNS
- the deoR gene encoding DNA-binding transcriptional repressor DeoR — encoded protein: MIETKQKERLRRLSECIKRSGRIHLKEAARILEVSEMTIRRDLNADTEGPIPMSLLGGYIVSVTQPSSLTSKDPQADIFTPDQTEELYIPNLAASMVSEDDVIFFDNGIEMATLISLIPEDISFTGICYSHNVFLALSQKKNATALLCGGEYRPKSDSFYNPTQPSILDSINPKKAFISAAGIHSTYGVTCYNLDDLPMKKKAMEKSIRKILLATYNLFDEVATANMGDLSQFDVIITNRPLSDEYETYCRNGFVKVIY
- the rnz gene encoding ribonuclease Z, with protein sequence MELTFLGTSAGVPTKERNVTSMLLNLTGIRKTYWLFDCGEGTQHRILNSVFKAPRIEKIFITHLHGDHIFGLPGLLCSRSMGGSTDLLTLYGPKGLKQYVETALTISGSYLTYPLDIVEIEAGQLFDDGELIVTAYALNHRVECYGYRIEEHAKKGALNTEKLAQDNIPRGPWMQALKAGETVQLEDGRTIKGADYLGEPKPGKVIALFGDTAPTEQAVLLAKDADVMVHETTLENAYQEKANERGHCTTGQAALVAQAANVKRFIATHISGRYSAEDVPMLLAECQAIFPNTEMASDYLTIKI
- a CDS encoding DUF2750 domain-containing protein, translating into MFSPNSKEIDNVLALNLQQKYRYFVGKIADWEAVWVLFAHDQITTIHDNNGRLLLPVWPAKAYAQRHLDGKKTNCIPTRLSLEHFMTEILPDMDGANMTVAIMMDPQCKTYVIAEPKTLLQDLIEECEQYE
- the fucP gene encoding L-fucose:H+ symporter permease, whose protein sequence is MNIKNITQLPDGYLSRTPIFQFILLSCLFPLWGCAAALNDILITQFKSVFELSNFASALVQSAFYGGYFLIAIPASLVIKKTSYKYAIMVGLILYIAGCSMFFPASHMATYTMFLAAIFAIAIGLSFLETAANTYSSMIGPKQYATLRLNISQTFYPIGAAGGILLGKYLVFSEGESLQSQMANMNPEQVHQFRLEMLENTLEPYRYMIMVLVIVMILFLLTKFPKCKVAETKDHKRPSALETLKYLAKNSRFRKGIIAQFLYVGMQVAVWSFTIRLALEMGDINERDASNFMVYSFACFFIGKFVANILMTRFNAEKVLIIYSVIGALFLAYVAFVPSFTAVYAAVLVSILFGPCWATIYAGTLDTVDNEHTEMAGAVIVMAIVGAAFVPAVQGYVADVLHSLQLSFLVSMLCFIYVGIYFVGERRFKAKQAE
- a CDS encoding ornithine decarboxylase, with the translated sequence MNKINVACSQGVAIYFTGEFQWVDIRDAQLNNIAAVVLSEQDANQGLWKRVIDSKLSIPLFIISDKQLPDNIEMPSYITAILPPAPAERNENSRQLLDAANRYLEQLLPPFFARMMDYAAGHNVTFACPGHQGGQFFRRHPTGEQFYQFYGENLFRTDLCNADVAMGDLLIHEGAAKEAQKFAATVFNADKTYFVLNGTSSSNKVVLNALLTPGDLVLFDRNNHKSNHHGALIQAGATPIYLETARNPFGFIGGIDAHCFEEDYLRELITEVMPEKRTAERPFRLAVIQLGTYDGTVYNARQVVDKIGHLCEYILFDSAWVGYEQFIPMMRQCSPLLLELNENDPGIMVTQSVHKQLAGFSQASQIHKKDNHIKGQNRFVSHKKLNNAFMMHASTSPFYPLFASLDVNARMHQGDAGEMMWMECVKLGIEIRKSIIKHCQYFRPFVPEWVDGKPWQDYPTEQIASEQRFFNFIPNERWHAFEGYAKNQYFVDPCKLMLTTPGIDAQSGDYESFGVPATILAHFLREHGVIPEKCDLNSILFLLTPAESKEKLDLLVMHLVRFEQLLEEDALLEDVLPSVYQRYQEHYQGYTLRRLCQEMHQLSVQYNIKQLQKEMFRRQHFPTVKMNPQQAHLEFIRGNVELLPLSELEGRIAVEGALPYPPGVLCVVPGEVWEGPVLRYFQALEAGINLLPGFAPELQGVYIPKTEDGQKRVYAHVLK
- a CDS encoding mechanosensitive ion channel family protein: MIDTLLEKYAIGITIIAVCLAVTVVFEIISKKRKHKHKNKSIFIHVIQTAVLCSMVIVAAQYVDMAATDFHLSFISTPLINFITIAIIAIILVRKLFQLVNRLEKTQIKKGSDPTSARIIARVFKTTIFVVMILLFGEHFGMSLSGLMAFGGIGGIAIGMAGKDILSNFFSGIMLYFDRPFNIGDWVSSPDRNIEGTVVEIGWRITKIVTFDHRPLYIPNSLFSSISVENPGRMTNRRIKTSLGLRYEDADKVSVIVSDIRSMLQQDPNIDTGQTLLVYFDEFADSSLNIMVYCFTKTTVWAEWLAAQQDVYLKIIEIVKRHDADFAYPTQTLYMEKNN
- the deoC gene encoding deoxyribose-phosphate aldolase produces the protein MKNLAQYIDHTLLAANATVSDIKQLCAEAAEHHFASVCVNTGYVPLASECLKNSDVMVCCVVGFPLGACLTEAKAFEAAEAVRRGANEVDMVINVGMLKSGDLEFVRQDIAAVLAACGDATLKVILETCLLTDEEIIQVCEICRTLKVGFVKTSTGFSTMGATEHHVALMRKVVGDEIGVKASGGVRDRETAEKMIKAGANRVGASASVAIVSGDNVTSSGY
- a CDS encoding nucleoside hydrolase → MAKKIILDCDPGHDDAIALLLAYGNPEIDLLAVTTVAGNQTLEKVTHNALAVAEMAKIRGIPFAAGSPRPLVREVEIAPDIHGDSGLDGPQLPEPSLTLENSHAVELIIKLIMSHPPKTITLVPTGALTNIALAARLEPRIVERVKEVVLMGGGYHVGNWSPVAEFNIKIDPEAAHIVFNEKWPLTMVGLDLTHQALATPDVIENIAKVGTPCSQFVVELLDFFGKMYKQAQGFDAPPVHDPCAVAYVIDPSVMTTQRVPVDIELTGTLTLGMTVADFRHPAPADCHTQVAVKLDHAKFWQLVVDALKHIG